tttttcttgggcTTGCTACTaccctcctcatcatcatcagagcTCCTCTTCTTGGAGCTGCCGGATTCTTTGGAGCGCCCCGAGGGTCCAGTGGTGGATTTGCTGGCCCCGCTACTTGGTGTAGCACTACCAGTGCTGCCTTTCTTGTAGGTCTTCATGAACTCTGATATTAGCTCAGGACAGTCCAGATTTTTCTCCGGCTCCCATGTGTTGTGCTTGCTGCAAAAATATCACAGAAAATCAGTACTGGTAAGGGTTGCGATAGTATTTTGACACTATTTCATAAACTGTCTCAAAAATCAAAACTGCACATCATGTGCATTGCACTTTCTGTTTCTGgccgttgtttttttttttttttttgtacttactCCGAGTATCCTTTCCATTTCAGGTAGAACTCCACCCTGCCTTTCACCACCCTCCTGTCCAGCACCTTCTCCACAACATATTCTTCCTCGTCAGAGGATGAGGATTCTTCGTCGCGAGACTTTTTGCCCATGGCACTGTTCGGAGATTAGCAACACGTTGTCTCAAGTCGTCGATACTTCCCTgttcaaaaggaaaataaacaggGCAATGGTTTAGCAAAATGTGACTCGTATCGgtattaaaaacacattcaaacatATATTgttgtaaaattgtaaaaaaaaaaaccctctagaTATAACACATGATGCACGAATGAATTCTTAGTCGACCACTCATACACTCTTTTTGTTATGATTTACAAACGAAAGCAAGCGTCTCATTGTAGTTAGTTCAGTCTGCAACATGCTAAATATGGTGAAAACTCGATGAATAGAGTAGCCGAAATCgagaaaaatgatttttctacCCCAAACATACCTTCCTAAAAGAGAAATGGGTCAGATAGCATCAAGACATTAGCACATAAAGTGCACATTGAAACGAGGCATGATGCAGTCGTGAGCTAACCCAACCCGTGTTAGCTTGTCGTATAGCCCGACAAGCTAGCATTTAAACAAACACGTTGACTTCAGACATCAAACCACAAATCTATACTTGCAACAGCACAAGTCACGCTCATGAAGAACGTGTTTCTTACCGTCCGGGTGGAAGAAACAGCGTTTTTCAGCCCT
The genomic region above belongs to Xiphophorus maculatus strain JP 163 A chromosome 1, X_maculatus-5.0-male, whole genome shotgun sequence and contains:
- the cbx5 gene encoding chromobox protein homolog 5, translating into MGKKSRDEESSSSDEEEYVVEKVLDRRVVKGRVEFYLKWKGYSDKHNTWEPEKNLDCPELISEFMKTYKKGSTGSATPSSGASKSTTGPSGRSKESGSSKKRSSDDDEEGSSKPKKKKEDEILVARGFERGLEPEKIIGATDSCGDLMFLMKWKDSDEADLVLAKEANHKCPQIVIAFYEERLTWHEDSDKKEKDAVSA